tttaaatactattaacatTTCATCTTCACAATTTGAAAAACAAGATATTAATGTGCAACTAGATTCATCTCATTCAAACGTATCAAGTAAAGAACTATTGTTTtccagtatttaattttttaaataaaatttggatTTATTTCTAGGTATGTTATATGATGACAATCGAAAATTGATAGAACCAAAACAGACCATGTCTGCTCCTGTGGTTGATGTCATAAATAACAAAGATAATGCAGCAATTACTACTATATTAGGTAGCTATATgacgagtataatatacatttatacataccttatacataaattataatttcttatatataattttttcttaaattgtttcacttaatataatatgcattgcatttataaatctaaattataatacaaaaaatattgtttcagaAACTCAGAACAAAATGTTAAGGATAGTTTTGGATATGAAACACAGCATACATGATTTAtctttaaaacttaatattattgaaaataatcaaatggAAATATGtaacaattcaaaaaaaaacacaatgcCAGTTTCTAATGTTTCTGAATTAACAACTTATAATTTTCCTATAAAAACTGAGGAAGAACTTCAAGAATTTGAGCTTAAATTAACTCAACTACCTTATAAACTGAGActagttagtatatatatattgtaatacctatttatgagctgaaatgtttattttttatttatataaaatattattagtgggcACTAATCAGTGAAATTTTCTGAAAGTAAAATAGctatttgttaaataaataataaataattatgattacagGTTAATGAATTAACAATACTTGCAAGGGATACTATTGGTAATACTCTAAGACGAATTATATCAAAACTATTCCACAACAcattattatctacatattCTTATATTGGAAAGAAGAAAAAGAAACCATTCCAAAGTTTAAATgcgaataaagttatttttggtaaacacaaattattattctgtctactataggtacttaataactaatttacTTTAATCAAATTGTGCAAATCGGCAGTAGCCTCACTTTGTGATTGTGAGGTGCctgtttctattattatttattattatacgtacgaTTTATAGTTAATTCCCCCTCAAATATATACGGATTTTAGCAACAATGTTgtagttgtataaatattttaaatataaagtacaattatttatcagtaacttatataatattcaatatattagcTTCATTATTTTAACCGATAATGTAGACTTAAGTACTTTGCCATAGAATTTtgcataaaacaaataataaatcttcATTTTTCAGAAGCAAttcgaaaaattacaaaatttgaaaaagcaACTGATTTTGAAATTGAAACTCCAATTAAACAATACCTAGCTGGAGCGAAATTTCGTGAACAAACAAAAAAGAATTCAATATAAACAAGTTAATCCTTGTtgcaaaagaaattttttttaatatagtctGCTAGTTTCAAGAAGaaaacttggtttttttttatttatcatgattctctattaacttattataatgttaatttactATTCAaactaaaagtatatttttgattccttgatttttaagtataatctGACAGCTTAAAGATAAAACttagttattttgattaattttaatttatatttaatacatattaattatagttattaaaatgtatacttttcaATTCAAACTATAAGTATTTTTtgactaaattttaatttcttaattattaagtaggtctgttgatttaattttaaaaagttaattattttgataatttttcctttttaaaaaatattgtctaaatagttattattataatatgtttatataatgttactatttaaactatagtttttttttaattttgcaacaaacaaaaaataactcaacacaaacatttaaagttaatcCTTGTTGCAAAAGAAATGCAATTTTTAAGTGTAATCAGCTATTTTCAAGaagaaaacttattttttttatttatcattattaggtattctctttagttattattttattataatgtatactttaCTATTCAaactaaaagtatttttttcattataagtatttttgatTCCTggatttttaagtataatttgacagttaaaagataaaacttagttttttgatttattttttcttacatattttctaaataataattattttaatgtttgtataatgttactatttaaattagaagtacttttttaattttataatttttaagtataatttgttaGTTTCAAGaagaaaacttatttttttaattatcttttttatatattcacaATATGTTCACAACCCTATTCAAAATAAGAAGCACATAGAATTACGTAACAAAACCGGTTTTGCCCGTGGCCACctatgtgttttttgttttgaacaGGGTATagttaacaaaatgtatacttttactatttaaattgtaattattttttatattgtataattcaatttaaacatttaaagttaatccttgttgcaaaataaaattt
This genomic window from Metopolophium dirhodum isolate CAU chromosome 1, ASM1992520v1, whole genome shotgun sequence contains:
- the LOC132936376 gene encoding uncharacterized protein LOC132936376; its protein translation is MYSKQLSARTKRRRVQAEIDFIYNQSNCSKSSSESSNNSIEINDDVLDNAEYPPEQSQSIILEDSEPSVRFINISNSHFLSNDGVRLEENINYRNNIADFTNCTLTQNLANWAVNCNVPLYTVNSLLSVLKPYEGIRMPFIPKDGRTLLNTINISSSQFEKQDINVQLDSSHSNVSSMLYDDNRKLIEPKQTMSAPVVDVINNKDNAAITTILETQNKMLRIVLDMKHSIHDLSLKLNIIENNQMEICNNSKKNTMPVSNVSELTTYNFPIKTEEELQEFELKLTQLPYKLRLVNELTILARDTIGNTLRRIISKLFHNTLLSTYSYIGKKKKKPFQSLNANKVIFEAIRKITKFEKATDFEIETPIKQYLAGAKFREQTKKNSI